One region of Pagrus major chromosome 5, Pma_NU_1.0 genomic DNA includes:
- the arrdc3a gene encoding arrestin domain-containing protein 3a isoform X2 — protein sequence MVYMCLESCPPCFSDDDNSEEGLTTIHSGRHEYAFSLELPQTPLATSFEGKHGSVRYWVKAELHRPWLLPMKTKKEFTVFEHIDINTPLLLSPQAGTKDKTLCCWFCTSGPISLSAKIERKGYTPGESIQIFAEIENCSSRMVVPKAAIYQTQTFYAKGKTKEVKQLVANLRGESLSSGKTETWSGKMLKIPPVSPSILDCSIIRVEYSLMVYVDIPGAINLSLNLPLVIGTIPLHPFGSRTSSVSSQCSMSWLGMGLPERPEAPPSYAEIVTEEQRQSSLDVPAAREELDGPLFAYIHEFRFQPPPLYSEIDPNPDHASRTEERRLDACPSR from the exons ATGGTATACATGTGTTTGGAATCTTGTCCTCCTTGTTTTTCAGACGATGACAACTCCGAGGAAGGACTCACCACTATCCATTCAGGAAGACATGAGTATGCATTCAGCCTCGAGCTTCCACAGAC ACCTCTGGCTACCTCCTTTGAAGGGAAGCACGGCAGTGTGCGCTATTGGGTAAAGGCAGAACTCCACAGGCCCTGGCTCCTGCCCATGAAGACCAAGAAGGAATTTACAGTCTTTGAGCACATTGATATCAACACTCCATTATTGCTG tCACCACAGGCCGGCACGAAAGACAAGACGCTTTGCTGTTGGTTCTGCACCTCAGGTCCTATTTCCCTAAGTGCCAAAATTGAAAGGAAGGGATACACCCCAG GAGAGTCAATCCAGATCTTTGCAGAGATCGAGAACTGCTCATCCCGCATGGTGGTGCCAAAGGCAGCCATCTACCAGACCCAGACCTTCTATGCCAAAGGGAAGACGAAGGAGGTCAAGCAGCTGGTGGCCAACCTTCGGGGGGAGTCTCTGTCCTCGGGGAAAACTGAGACCTGGAGCGGCAAGATGCTGAAGATCCCACCTGTGTCACCTTCCATCCTGGACTGCAGCATCATCAGAGTGGAGTACTCCCTCATG GTATACGTGGACATCCCTGGGGCGATAAACCTGTCCTTGAACCTGCCCCTGGTCATCGGAACCATCCCTCTCCACCCCTTCGGCTCCCGTACCTCCAGCGTCAGCAGCCAGTGCAGCATGAGCTGGCTGGGTATGGGTCTGCCTGAGAGGCCTGAAG CTCCTCCAAGCTATGCAGAAATCGTAACAGAAGAGCAGAGGCAGAGCAGTCTGGATGTTCCAGCAGCCCGTGAGGAGCTGGACGGACCTCTCTTCGCCTACATCCACGAGTTCCGCTtccagcctcctcctctgtaCTCTGAG ATCGATCCTAACCCAGATCATGCCAGCCGTACAGAGGAGCGCCGGCTCGATGCCTGTCCATCACGCTGA